In Paraburkholderia flava, one genomic interval encodes:
- the sucD gene encoding succinate--CoA ligase subunit alpha, which translates to MSILINKDTKVITQGITGKTGQFHTRACREYANGREAYVAGVNPKKAGENFEGIPIYASVKEAKAETGATVSVIYVPPAGAAAAIWEAVEADLDLAICITEGIPVRDMIEIKNRMRLENRKTLLLGPNCPGTITPDELKIGIMPGHIHRKGRIGVVSRSGTLTYEAVGQLTAIGLGQSSAVGIGGDPINGLKHIDVMKMFNDDPDTDAVIMIGEIGGPDEANAAEWIKGNMKKPVVGFIAGVTAPPGKRMGHAGALISGGADTAEAKLEIMDACGIKVTKNPSEMARLLKAML; encoded by the coding sequence ATGTCGATTCTGATCAACAAAGACACGAAGGTCATCACGCAGGGCATCACCGGCAAGACCGGTCAGTTCCATACGCGCGCCTGCCGTGAATATGCAAACGGCCGCGAAGCCTACGTCGCGGGCGTGAACCCGAAGAAAGCCGGCGAAAATTTCGAAGGCATTCCGATCTACGCGAGCGTCAAGGAAGCGAAGGCCGAAACCGGCGCGACCGTGTCGGTCATCTACGTGCCGCCCGCAGGCGCGGCAGCGGCAATCTGGGAAGCGGTCGAAGCCGACCTCGATCTCGCGATCTGCATCACGGAAGGCATTCCGGTTCGCGACATGATCGAGATCAAGAACCGCATGCGTCTCGAGAACCGCAAGACGCTGCTGCTCGGACCGAACTGCCCAGGCACGATCACGCCGGACGAACTGAAGATCGGCATCATGCCGGGTCACATCCACCGCAAGGGCCGCATCGGCGTCGTGTCGCGTTCGGGCACGCTGACGTATGAAGCAGTCGGCCAGCTGACCGCGATCGGCCTCGGCCAGTCGTCGGCAGTCGGTATCGGCGGCGATCCGATCAACGGTCTGAAGCACATCGACGTGATGAAGATGTTCAACGACGATCCGGATACGGACGCCGTCATCATGATCGGCGAGATCGGCGGTCCGGACGAAGCGAATGCAGCTGAGTGGATCAAGGGCAACATGAAGAAGCCGGTGGTCGGCTTCATCGCGGGCGTCACGGCGCCTCCGGGCAAGCGCATGGGCCACGCCGGCGCGCTGATCTCGGGCGGTGCGGATACGGCCGAAGCGAAGCTGGAAATCATGGACGCGTGCGGCATCAAGGTCACGAAGAACCCGTCGGAAATGGCGCGTCTTCTGAAGGCGATGCTGTAA
- a CDS encoding TerC family protein: MLEFFATLHWGAVIQIIVIDILLGGDNAVVIALACRNLPVQQRTRGILWGTVGAIVLRVALIAFAVVLLDVPLLKFAGGILLLWIGVRLMAPADDAHANVKPADKLVTAIKTIIVADAVMSLDNVIAIAGAAEQADPEHRIALVIFGLLVSIPLIVWGSQLVLKLLDRFPVVVTLGAALLGWIAGGLIINDPAGDRWPALDAPAAIYGMEIAGALFVVILGYLLKRRNAQRAATRMPPPGTH, translated from the coding sequence ATGCTCGAATTCTTCGCGACGCTCCATTGGGGCGCAGTCATCCAGATCATCGTGATCGACATCCTGCTCGGCGGCGACAACGCGGTCGTCATCGCGCTGGCCTGTCGCAATCTGCCGGTGCAGCAGCGCACGCGCGGGATCCTGTGGGGCACGGTCGGCGCGATCGTGCTGCGGGTGGCGTTGATTGCGTTCGCGGTCGTGCTGCTCGACGTGCCGCTGCTGAAATTCGCGGGCGGCATCCTGCTGCTGTGGATCGGCGTGCGCCTGATGGCCCCGGCCGACGACGCGCACGCGAACGTCAAACCCGCCGACAAACTCGTCACGGCGATCAAGACGATCATCGTCGCCGATGCGGTGATGAGCCTCGACAACGTGATCGCGATTGCCGGCGCGGCCGAGCAGGCCGATCCGGAGCATCGCATCGCACTGGTGATCTTTGGCCTGCTCGTAAGCATTCCGTTGATCGTCTGGGGCAGCCAGCTCGTGCTGAAACTGCTCGACCGCTTCCCGGTCGTCGTCACGCTCGGTGCGGCGCTGCTCGGCTGGATCGCGGGCGGGCTGATCATCAACGATCCGGCCGGCGATCGCTGGCCCGCGCTCGATGCGCCTGCCGCGATCTATGGGATGGAAATCGCGGGAGCGCTGTTCGTCGTGATCTTGGGTTATCTGCTGAAACGTCGCAATGCGCAGCGCGCGGCGACGCGTATGCCGCCTCCGGGCACTCATTGA
- a CDS encoding pilin, with protein sequence MTVSVFLPPVFPSRPRWSARVARFTASARTIGFTLIELMIVLAIVGVIAAYAIPAYQDYLARSRVGEGLALAAAARLTVAENAASGNAFGAGYASPPSTRNVESLAVDDANGQITITFTSRVSAAGANTLTLVPSVPDNADTPTARVGLARGTVAAGTMTWECFTAGKTASSLPAPGAGPMPADAPTLPSNLAPPECRA encoded by the coding sequence ATGACCGTTTCCGTTTTTCTTCCTCCAGTGTTTCCATCGAGGCCGCGTTGGTCCGCCCGCGTCGCGCGCTTCACCGCATCGGCGCGAACCATCGGCTTCACGCTGATCGAACTGATGATCGTGCTCGCGATCGTCGGTGTAATCGCCGCGTATGCGATCCCTGCGTATCAGGACTATCTCGCGCGTAGCCGGGTCGGCGAGGGGCTCGCGCTCGCGGCAGCCGCGCGGCTCACCGTCGCCGAGAACGCGGCGAGCGGCAATGCGTTCGGCGCGGGGTATGCGTCGCCGCCGTCCACGCGCAACGTCGAGTCGCTCGCCGTCGACGACGCGAATGGCCAGATCACGATCACCTTCACGTCCCGCGTGTCGGCTGCGGGCGCGAATACGCTGACGCTCGTGCCGTCGGTGCCCGACAACGCCGACACGCCGACCGCGCGTGTCGGCCTCGCGCGCGGCACGGTAGCGGCCGGCACGATGACGTGGGAGTGCTTCACGGCGGGCAAGACCGCGTCGTCGTTGCCTGCACCGGGCGCAGGCCCGATGCCCGCCGATGCACCGACGCTGCCGTCGAATCTCGCACCGCCCGAGTGTCGGGCGTAG